The segment AGGCTGAGAGCTCTCTGTGAAGCTCATGAAACTTTCCTGCAAGCCCAGAGAGTTTTCTCCAACTGGGCCAAGCCTGGAAGTCTTCTTCTAGGGACATCAATGCCAACAAACCTTGAGAGGATGtatgaggggctggagcgtgtccagggcagggaacggagctgggaagggtctggagctccaggagaggctgagggagctgggaaggggctggagaattcctgagggagctgggaaggggctgagcctggagcaaaggaggctcaggggcccttgtggctctgcacagctcctgccaggaagggacagccggggggttgggctgtgctccagggaacagggacagggcaaGGAGAAATGGCCTCAAGATGTATCAGGGAAGATTCAGATTGGATATTGGAGAAAATTCCActgctcagggcagtggtggagtccccatccctggagggatttaaaaactgtgaggatgtggcacttggggacaggggtcatgtcccttggcagtgctgggggaatggttgCATTCAATTCAATTCAAGAGGAATTTTTCCAACTTAAATAATTCTGGGATTTGAGATGGCCCTCGCTAGAGGCAGGACAAGAGCTAAACATGGAAgcaaagggaagaaaacaaacacatccCAAGGCAGGACAGATTGTACCAAGCAGCCTGTTCCTGGTTCCAGCTCAGAAGGGGGaatgaaaaaacaaaagccCAGCAATTTTCCTATTATTGCAGAAAAATCCCATCAGAGACAACTGTCAGTGGAGAAGCCCGAAGCCCCAGAAGGGTATTTAAGGCTCCATTAGGCTGCCAGGAAAATGAGCTCCAGAAGAAGCCAAAACCCCTTCCTGAGCTGTGACAGGGAACGCCAGAAAGGGGTGGGAGGCTGGGAAAAGCCTTGGAGCACCCTacagggctcctgctgctcgGAAAAGGCTCTGGACGGGCAGGCTGTAGCTGCCTGCATGGATCAGGGCAGGATTCAGCCCCGGCTGGGTTCGTGGGAGGCACAAAGGAGGGCTGGAGGTGCCAGGGTGCCACCCAACCCTCTGGAATCAAACAGGATGGCTCCCACCGGCAGATGTGTCCGTGTGTCTGGGTGCCCATGGATCAGGGCTGCAAGCAGGGTTAGAAGAGCTCCTGGGCTGTGTTTTCCtggcccagctgtgctggggtggtCTGGGGTGGCTCAAGCACCGTCCCCTCTGACcatggaggcagagctggggctgtggctgtgccaccTCGTCCTCGCCAGCACGCTGAAGAAACCTTTgagctgtgtgagaggggaacgCCACACCGGGCCTGGGAGTGGCCCCTCAGAGATGGAGGTGCTGTCACAAACCGCAGCTCACCCGGCCCCCAATTTCCTCTGCGAAGTTCCTGTTACAAAAGCGTGGTTTTTAAAACAACAGCCACGGCCTCCCGCGTGCCTGCGTCCCcgctctgccagccctgctgcagtgtcacactgaGGGGCACCGAGCAAATCTGAAATTAAATTGTTCCAGCTCtcggggcagccccagggccgcGGGAGGGAAGAGGTTTTTTTATTCTGGGAGTTACCAAGTGCTTCAGTGAAGGCAGCTTGAGTGAGGGCTGGTGTCCTGGAGGATGGAGGGGGCAtctgaggccactgggatggaGCATGTGGATTTCTCACCCCTGGATGTGCTCCAGCTTGGATGAGCCTGGGGgagtggaagtgtccctgcccatggcaggggtgggactggaaGGGCTTTAAGGTCATGGCCAGACAGGCTGCACCCCCCTGGGGACCAAGGATGACATGTAGGAGAGGGGGACAATGGAGACACGGCCTGGTGCCAGCCACGGGACAGGGAGCTCTCCGTGGGTTCCTCTGGAGCAAAGGGaatctccctgcacagcccgggctcagctgggctggggggcacCGGGGTTCTGTGCCTTGGGGCTCTCAGGCTGGACTGGAGCTGGCCCAGAGCACCCCGGGAGcctctgccaggggctctggcaCGGGCACTGGGATCCCGGGATTGGCACCGGGACAGGGTGGGACTCCGTGCTCCAGGAGCCACACCGGGACTCCGGACCTGTGCCGGGATTGGCCATGAGAGTGACCCCAGGCCGGCACCGGGACTGCTGGATCAGCACCGGGACTGATGCACCAGCACCGGGACTGCTGGGGCCGTGCCGGGATTGGCCGTGGGAGCCGCTCCTGGTCTGGCACAGGGACCGGCCGTGCCTCGGGGCTCTCAAAGCCACACCAGGCTCCGGGACCAGCACCGGGCTCCGGGACTGGTACCGGGACTCTCAGACCCGCACCGTCACTGGCCGTGTCCAGGGCTCTCAGACCGGTACCGGGACTGGCCATGTCCGGGTCTCCCAGACTGGTACCGGGACTCCCAGACCCACATCATCACTGGCCGTGTCCGGAACTCCCAGACCGGTACCGGGGCTCTCAGACCAATACCGGGACTGGCTGTGTCCAGGTCTCCCAGATTGGTACCGGGTCTCCCACACCGGTACTGTCATTGGCCATGTCCGGGGCTCCCACACCCGGTACCGGGACTCTCGGTCCGGTACCGGGACTGGCCATGTCCGGGATTCCCACACCGCTACCGGGACTCTCAGACCCGCACCATCACTGGCAGTGTCTGGGGTTCTCAGACCGGTACCGGGTCTCCCACACCGGTACTGTCATTGGCCATGTCCGGGACTTCCACACCGCTACCGGGACTGGCCGTGTCCGGGGCTCCCAGACCCGCACCGTCACTGGCTGTGTCCGGATCTCCCAGACCGGTACCGGGTCTCCCACACCGGTACTGTCATTGGCCATGTCCGGGGCTCCCACACCGGTACCGGGACTCCCAGACCCACATCATCACTGGCCGTGTCCGGAACTCCCAGACCGGTACCGGGGCTCTCAGACCAGTACCGGGACTGGCCATGTCCGGGGCTCCCACACCGGTACCGGGGCTCTCAGACCAGTACCGGGACTGGCCATGTCCGGGGCTCCCACACCGGTACCGGGGCTCTCAGACCCGCACCATCACTGGCCGTGTCCGGATCTCCCAGACCGGTACCGGGTCTCCCACACCGGTACTGTCATTGGCCATGTCCGGGGCTCCCACACCGGTACCGGGACTCTCAGACCCGCACCATCACTGGCCGTGTCCGGACTCCCACAGCGGTACCGGGGCTCTCGGTCGGGCCAGGTCGTTCCGTGGCGTTCCCCGCCCCCGCCGGGTCCATGCCAGCGATCGCGGTCccggggcggtgccggggcccggggcggtgccgggcccggggcggggcggTGCCGTCGGGGcgggcggtgccggtgccggtgccgggggGGCCGGCGGCGCAGTCGGGCGTGCGGCGCGGGATGAACGGGACGGGCCGGGCGTACGGGAGCGACGGGGCAGCGCTGCCGGCCGGGGCTCGCCCGCTGGTCAGCGCCCTCATGTTCTCGGCCGGGCTCCTGGGCAACCTGCTggcgctggggctgctcctgcgcGGCCGCCGCGGCGCCCGGCAGCGCCCGCCCGCGCTGTTCCACGTCctggtgctggccctggtgctCACCGACCTGCTGGGCACCTGCTCCGTCAGCCCCTTGGTGCTGGCTTCCTACCACCGCAACCTCACGCTGACCAGCCTGGCCCGCGGAGGGCACATCTGCCTCTACTTCGGCTTCGCCATGAGCTTCTTCGGCCTCGCCACCATGCTCATCCTCTTCACCATGGCGCTGGAGCgctgcctggccctggggcGACCCTACTTCTACGAGCGCTTCCTGAGCCCCCGcaccggcctggtggccctgccGGCCATCTACAGCTTCTCGGCCGCCCTGTGCTCGCTGCCGCTGCTGGGCTTCGGGCGCTACGTGCAGTACTGCCCCGGCACCTGGTGCTTCATCCAGATGCACCGGGACCCGCAGCGGGCCGccggggaggcggcggggctCGACGTCACCTTCTCGCTGCTCTACGCCACGCTGCTGCTCTTCCTCATCGTGGccgtgctgctgtgcaacctgAGCGTCATCGTGAACCTGGCCCGCATGCACCGGCGCGGGCAGCGGAGCCGCCGGCTGGCCGGCAgcgagcagccccgagcggccgcgggctgcggccgCCGCATCTTCTCCATGGCCGAGGAGATCGaccacctcctgctgctctccatcatgACCATCACCTTCGTCATCTGCTCCCTGCCCTTCACGGTGAGTGGCGCTGGTTGTTCTCTctccccagcacacacacattTGTTCTTGGTCTTTGTAAAGCTTCCCCCAGGTGTGCTGGGCAGACCTCGAGGGCTGGGGTGAAAGCTTGGGAGAGGCCAGCTCAGCCGTGAGCTTGGTAATTTGCacatcagctgggagtggggggatcactccctgtgtccccagggccggGAGGAGGATGGGGTGTCAGGATCACGGGGGGCAGGAGCATGGAATGGCAGGGGAATGGGGTTACAGGAGCATGGAATGGCAGGAGAATGGTGTGGCGGGAGGATGAGGTGGTGGGAGGATGGAATGGCAGGAGAGTGGAGTGACAGGAGGTTTAAAggaggtttagatgggatatcaGGAGTGGCAGAAGGATGGTCTGACAGGAGAATGGGGTGGCAGGAAGATGAAGTGGCAGGAAGATGGAGTGGCAGGAGAATGGTGTGACAGGAGAATGGTGTGGCAGGAGAATGGTGTGGCAGGAGAATGGTGTGGCAGGAGAATGGGGTGGCAGGAGGATGGTCTGGCAGGAGGATGGAATGGCAGAAGGATAGTCTGACAAGAGAACAGTGTGGCAGGAGGATGGAGTGGCAGGAAGATGAAGTGACAGGAGGATGAAGTGGCAGGAGGATGGAGTGGCAGGAGGATGGAGTGGCAGGAGAACGGTCTGACAGGAGAATGGGGTGCCAGGAGGACGGAGTGGCAGGAGGACGgagtggcaggagcagaggtgccctcccaccccacagaggctcctgtggctcaggcagGGTCCCCTGGACCACACGGCATCACTGCGATTCCCAGGATCCAGGAACTCATGGTGGAGCTGTGAGGAATGGCAAAACAACCCATTACACCTCTAGAGAGGGGATgaaggagctgccctgggctggaggcGGTGGATGTCCGTGCTGGGCAGGATGAGTGGTCCCAGATTTCTGCGGATGGAGCTGGAGATGTGAGAGGCTGTGCCCACCTCGCTGTCAGACAGAgttttcttctcctctgcaACAGCGCTGAGGCGCTGGCACAGAGATGGGAGATTTCTGGGAACAGAGAtctggcacagcagccacagcacgTGTCATCCCCAGAGACATCCCCACATCccgtgccccatccctgcacgAGGCTTCCAGCAGAAATCCGGGATCAAAACAGCCAAATGAAGAAGTGGAGAGAGCGAGTGCCCTGCCTCTGTCTGGGCTGTTTCCTCCCCAGGGCCACTTTCCATCCATCCAAGTGCTTTTCCACCAGGAGCATCGGTGGCTCCAGAGCCTGGGTGTGTGAAGCCCCAGTGCAGGTCAGTTTGGTCCCTGAAGAAGTGTGGAAGCACAGCCAGTGCTAATTTCACACTCTTGCTGTTAAACAGACTCTACCTTCCCTTCATCCTCCCTTGCTTTTCCtaagggaaaaggaaataacCACAGGATACGGCCGAGCCAGGGCTTCAGACAAAGGAATAATGTCCAGATGCTCGTGAGCATCCCAGGAGCCTCAGTGCCCTGAGAGACACTCCAGCGCCTGACCATGAACCCGCAGATGATGGACAGCTCTTCCTGTGTCCCAAAAAAGccccgggctggctgctgtggccagcagggagcGGAACCCCCGGAGGGGACACGTGGGCAGGGCCCTGTGAGCGtgctgggggcagaggggctgggaaagcAGCCCTGGCCGCGAtcccagggccctgtggtggCAGATATGGCCTGATCCAGAGCCAGCTTCCCTTTTCCCATCGCCCGCCTCCCATGTGGGCTCTCCTGGGGGTGACACTTTCTCTCCTGTCCCCGCTCCTCCCAGGAGGATCCCAGCCACACAAACCCCCGCCGGGGTCacgaattccttcccaaaacacAGCGGAGCTTTGGAAAAGCTGCGTGGCTGCGCGGTGCCGGCGGCtggcgggcagggcagggcagggatgctcctgccGCCCGGCCCCATGGCAGCGTGTCCCCAGCCCGGAGCGAGGGGGTGGCCCGGGTGAGTAAGGAGTGCTGAGTCACCCTTCCTGGCCGGGATGAGTCGGCAGGCGCAGGGGGGAGCGGCGGGGTCCCGCAGGCTCATCCCCTCCGTCGTCTCGCTCGGTCCTTGTGCCGTGCGGTCGCAAGGTGAGAGACGCCTCTTCCTCCGGCAGCCGCAGAGGAAGGCTCTGAAGCGATCGCGGCTCTGAGCCGAGCGCGGCACGGGGCTGGCTGGCATTTAAAGTTCATTTAAAACCCGTGGAGTCGGCGAATTTGCTGTGACAGCCCCAAAAGAGCCGCCTGGGGGGCAGGTTTTGGCGGCCCAGACTCGGGGTTGTTTCTGCCTGTGATTCCTCCCGGGTTGAGGGGGGTGATTGTGGGACcccactgcagtgctgtgtccagctccgGGGTCCTTCCAGCACGGGAAGGACCTGGAGATGTTGGGGTGAGTCCCGAGGAGGCACCGAGCTGATtaaagggatggagcagctctgctgggagaatTGGGACTGCTCaccctggaaaagagaaagatttggggtcacctaattatGACATTCCAGTACTTGAAAGGAGCTATAGGGAACACGGAGAGAGACTCTTTACaggggcctggagtgacaggaccaGGGAGAAACGGATTCAGAGAGGACAGAGAggaggtttagatgggatatcaggaaaaaatccTTTACTGCGAGGGTGGTGAAGCCCTGatacaggttgtccagagaagctgtggctggaaGGGTTCCAGACCAGGCTGGGTGCACCTCCACcaagcagcactgacagaaccagggGACACAGTctgaagctgtgccaagggGAATATAGATTGGATAataggaaaaggttttttacagaaagggtgataaagttctggaatggctgcccggggaggtggtgcagtcaccatccctgggtgtgtttaacaaagcctggatgtggcactgggggccagggctgggttgagctgctggggctgggctggacttggtgatcttggaggtctctcCCAACCCAGGGATTGTGTGAATTGTGTGAATTGTGTGAATTGTGTGAATTGTGTGAATTGTGTGAATTGTGTGAATTGTGTAAATTGTGTAAATTGTGtgaattctgtcattctgtgaattctgagaattgtgtgaattctgtgattctgtggttctgtgagtctgtgaattctgtgattccattaattctgtgaattctgtcatcctgtgatttctgtgaattctgtcattctgtcattctgtgatttctgtgaattctgtcattctgtcattctgtgagTCTGTCATCCCGTGATTTTGTGAATTCTGTCATTCTTTCTGTGATTCCTGTGAATTCTGCAATTCTGTCATCccgtgattctgtgaattctgtgattctgtcatcctgtgattctgttgattctgtcattctgtgatttctctGAATCCTCTCATTCTGTGAATCCCCTGAATTCTGTGGACGTGCCTCGCCCGAACCCCACCTATCAGAACGACAGGCGAGGGCGTAACGAGACAACTTCCCATCCCTTTTCCAACCCCGATTCCGCAGATCCGCGCCTACGTCAACAAGTTCCGCGAGGAGCAGGGCGACCACGAGTGGGACCTGCTGGCGCTGCGCTTCCTGTCCATCAACTCCATCGTGGATCCCTGGGTCTTCGCCATCCTGCGGCCGCCCGTGCTGCGCCTCATGCGCTCcgtgctctgctgccagctcggCCCCACGGCCCCcgccggccgcgccgcgcccgcaAAGCCGCGCTAGGCCCGGGGGATCCTGCCTCCCGACGggcagttctgggcccctcgcTTTGGGGAGGATGTTGGGATGTTGGAGAGCACCCAGAGGAGGaaatgagggtggtgaggagcacaaatcctgtgaggaaccgctgagggagctgggggtgctcagcctggaggaaaggagactcaggggtgccctcctcaccctgcacagctcctgaaaggtgcctgtgctcagctgggctgggctctgtctgcagagcacacagcctgcagctgggccAAGGGAAtacaggctggatatcaggaaaaggtttttacagaaaggtgataaagttgtggaatggctgcccagggaggtggtgcagtccccatccctgggggtgtttaacaaagcctggatgtggcactgggggccagggctgggttgagctgttggggctggACTGGACTCCGTGACCCTGAAGGTCTCTCCCAACttggtgattctgtgattctgtgaagctCTGCCTTAGGGCTCACCAGGAtgtggctctgcagcctgggcaCGCTGGGGGTGGCTCAGGTGTCACCTGGGAAGACACTGCGGCCTCTCACAGGGACAAAAGTGCAGTCCCCCTTTAGTGGGACCAGGTTGGAAGGGCTGGCGagtccctgggtgctgctggcgCCCTTAGGGCTGGaggagggctcagccctgctggggaggcTTGGGGGGTTTTGTTGGAGCCCCACGGCTGCGGGGTGTTGGGAAGCAGAGGTTCCTGCTGGTGTGCTTCCCAGCAAGGTCTCcgtggggtttttgggatgcaGGCAGGGCTACAGCTCCTGGAGATGGGGCTGGGTGGCTGCAAACACCCATCTGGGCCCCCAGATCCATGAGGAttgggaaggagaggaagggagaAGTGTATcctcaaaaattcccatttattTTAGGCTGGTTGCCTAAAGAGATGCACTTTTCAGGGCTCATATCtgtttgtctgtctgtccaCGCTACACCCCTGAGATTTTAGGCACTGGTGGGTCCCTGAGGGGCACCAAAGTACTAAAAAAGCCAAATTTTGGCATTTCCCTGGCGCTgtgatggagcagagcagcccctcctCAGCACCCATTTGGAAATTCCCTTTGTCCTGTGATTTTTGCAAGAGCCAACAAAGGGAATAAAGAGCATGACCAGGGAATGGTCACAGCCATGAGCTTCACCCACATCCAgggtggtgctgctggtggggtttgggtttgtcCTTGATTGGGAcgaatatttatttaaaataaaacctcaaaaaaaatcaataaaagcaaaaaaaaaccaactgcAAAACCACCCAGCTCATCAATCCTGCCCCGTTGGGCAGCCCCCTTCAGCACCACTATTTTGTTTTCTGGGATTCCTCTTGCTCTTTGGGACTCCGGGATCGTTCCCACTGGGATGAGGAGCACCCAGCTCCACATcccaaggccaccactgccaTTAGGAATTTCCTTGTGGCTCCCATTTGAGCAGCATCCAGCACAGCCAGTGGCATTTGTGCAATTCCCAGTGTGGAGTCTCatttgggagctgcagctctgctcagggagCCCAAAGGTGCCGAGGTTTGGGGCTTTTCCGTGGTTTGTGAGTCGAGGtgatgttaaaaataaataaataaaataaaaagagttattatttaaataataaatgtcTCTCAGAGGAGCCTGCTGAATCATGCATGGGTTTGTGCTTGTGATGCTCCTCAGGGTAGATCTGGCTCCTGGAGGAAATGTGTTGGATGTGGGATGAAACCACGGGAATGGGgggagagggcagcaggagaggggaaGTGGCTGCCTCCAATTTCCTAAAAAGTGGCactaaaatgtattttacacATCCACAATGACATTTTTTACCAGAGCTACAGagttccccccccccccccatctcTGAGCTCTTCCCTAAAACCTGCCCATCCCacaggcagggagaggcaggcacagctcccacCTGTTATCAAAACACCACCCCCAAAATACCCACCCTAAAAAAAGGCGGAATTGAGGTCACTTCTGTCAGGCAGCCAACGTCCACAGGAAGTCTCCTGGCCTCCCGAAGGCGTGTGGGCAGAtgccagccaggggctgctctTGCTCAGATGAGTTTTTGGCAGCACCCCGTGGCTGGGGGGGGCTTTGGAGGGGGTGTGGAATTTTAGGGATGGGGTttccagctgtgcctgcccatGGGGTGCTCCCCACACCCATGGCATGCCGTGAATCCTGGTGCCAACCTTGGGAACCCAAATTTGGCACCATCCCACCCAGCGCTGGGAGGGCACAGTCGTCCCTTCCCAAATTATTCCCTCATCCGtgcccacagcaggaggaaaagcaCATTGTGGGCTCAGTTTTGGGGCTCCCATTGTGTCtcaggctgtgctcagctggaaaaggagccAAAATCTTTAGGAAGAGCCTTGGGTCCTTGAGCTTTGCTTGTCTGGATGGTCATGACCTGGTTGCTCACGCAGGAATTTCGGAACCAGTTGCCTAATTCTCCTCTAATCCAGAGGGAATGGCTGCCTGGAGTGCAAAAGatagaaaaaacattttttaaaaatggggaaaatgttGGAAATGGCAAGGAGGTTTCATCCTGCAGGCACCAGCGTGCCAGGGAATGTGGCAGGGTGGGAGGGGAGCCCAGCAGGACCCGTGGCACAGCCAAAGGCAGGATTCTCCCAGAATCCAAGGATTCactcctgccagcccccagctcctctgctgaCCACTAATTAgcagctgctgggtttttttgggaggtttGTGGCTCCTCATCAGGAaatgcagggctgggagagaaCCTCCCAGCACCCATCCCCTGGGATTGGCTTTTTGCTGCAGGAGGGGCACTGTCCCCACCAGCAGGGCAGCAATCCTGGCAGGCAGGCTCAGGGAAATGATTTGGATCAAATTCAGCGCCGAAATAAAAGGGAAATTGCGAGGAGAGGAACCCCTTAAAGCAGAATCCCTTTGCCAGGACACATCTTTGTGCTGGCCAGGGA is part of the Passer domesticus isolate bPasDom1 chromosome 6, bPasDom1.hap1, whole genome shotgun sequence genome and harbors:
- the PTGER2 gene encoding prostaglandin E2 receptor EP2 subtype is translated as MNGTGRAYGSDGAALPAGARPLVSALMFSAGLLGNLLALGLLLRGRRGARQRPPALFHVLVLALVLTDLLGTCSVSPLVLASYHRNLTLTSLARGGHICLYFGFAMSFFGLATMLILFTMALERCLALGRPYFYERFLSPRTGLVALPAIYSFSAALCSLPLLGFGRYVQYCPGTWCFIQMHRDPQRAAGEAAGLDVTFSLLYATLLLFLIVAVLLCNLSVIVNLARMHRRGQRSRRLAGSEQPRAAAGCGRRIFSMAEEIDHLLLLSIMTITFVICSLPFTIRAYVNKFREEQGDHEWDLLALRFLSINSIVDPWVFAILRPPVLRLMRSVLCCQLGPTAPAGRAAPAKPR